GTTTGTGGTAAGCGGAAGCGCAGAACTGCCCCCCGAGTTCTTGATTTGCTCAGGTGATTCACTGGAGATTGAAGCCATCAATCTCATCCCATCCGTGGAACTGAGTTTTGAGTGGTCGCCCCAAGAGGAAATTATTTCCGGTCATGGCACATCCACCATCACCGTCAGCCCCAATGAAACTACTGTGTACGAAGCGCTCATAACCACCGAAGACGGGTGTACATTTACCCAAAGTACGGTGGTTTTTGTATCGGATTTGCTCGCGGATGGCGCAACAGCCATTGCAGACCCAAATGTGATTCCGGGGGGTGGTACAAGTGAGATTTCGGCCATACCCTTTAATGAGAATTTCAGCTATGTGTGGAGTCCTCAGGACGGTTTGGAAAACCCTTTTGCGGCCAGCACCATAGCCAGTCCGGAAGAAACCACCACCTACACCGTTACCATTATTGACTCTGGCCCATGGGGAGAATGCCGCAGCAGCGCCTCAGTAACTATTCAGGTGTATGATTTCATCTGCGGAATGCCAAACATCTATCTTCCCAACGCCTTTACCCCCAATGGCGATGGAAACAACGATGTGCTCTTTCTGCGCGGCGACAATATTGTAAACATGCACCTTGCCATTTACAACCGCTGGGGCGAACTGGTTTTTGAAACCCGCGACCAGAGTATCGGCTGGGACGGCACATTCCGGGGCAAGGATGTAGACCCCGCTGTGTTTGTGTATCACCTGGAGGTAGACTGCGGCGACGGGCAGAGTTTCTTCGACAAAGGCAACGTAACGGTGATCCGCTAGATGAGAAAAGCCGTAGTACTGATATCGCTGCTTTTTATGGGATGGCAACTGCGCGCCCAGGACATCCACTTTTCGCAGTTCAATTTTTCGCCCATGAATCTCAATCCGGCTATGGCGGGTCAGTTCGATGGTGATTACCGCTTTGTGGCCAACCACCGCACCCAATGGCGCTCTGTTACACAACCCTATCAAACCACAGGAGGGTCGGTAGATGCGCGGCAGCCGCTCGACATAAAGAACCTCGGCGCCGGGCTTTCCATGTACTCAGATAAAGCCGGAGACTCACAGCTCAGCACTTTTCAACTCAACCTGGCCGCGAGTTACCTTCTGCCGGTAAGCCGCGACTCGCTTCACAGCATCGCATTTGGGGTGCAAACCGGACTCACCCACCGAAAAATCAATTACGAAGACCTCTATTTCGACCAACAGTACAACAACGGGATTTTCAACCCCAACTCAGCCACCGGTGAAGCATTTGCTCGCGAAGCACGTACCTATCTCAACCTCAATCTCGGTGCATCGTACTTCTGGAAAGTGGCCCACCGAAAAATGATTACCGGGGGGGTGGCATTGCACAATATCAGCAGGCCGCGGCAGAGTTTCTACAACGACCCCGAAATCAAACTCGACGTGCGCTGGACGGCACACGCATCAGCCGAATGGGAAGTAACAGACAAAATAGATGTACTGCCGTCTATCCTTTATATGCACCAGGGGCCGCATCGTCAGTTTACATTGGGGGCCATGGGGCGCTATATCCTGAAGGACTATCCCGGGGTGTACCGCGCTGTGTTTCTGGGCTGGCACGGACGAACACGCGATGCCGGTTTTCTGACGGCCGGCCTTGAATACGACAACTGGCAAGTGGGTGTGAGCTATGACATCAATTTCTCGCAACTTAACGTGGCCAGCAACTACCGCGGAGGTTTTGAGATTTCGGCCATTTACATTTTCCGCCAGCAGAAAATACGCCGCGTTATTCACAAATCCTGCCCTGACTTTCTGTGAAAAACCTGCTCTTCACCGGACTATTGGTCTTGATGGCCTGGGGTTTACAAGCACAATCCCAAAGAGATTTCGAAAAATGGGGTGATCTGGCTTCCGACATCAACGATCACTATGGTGCTGCACGCTATTACCGCAAAGCCCTTGACATAGACAGCTCTCAAAGTAAATTACTGTGGAAATACGCCGAGGCGCTCCGCGGATACAACGACTATGCGCGGGCAGAACACTACTACCAGCAGATTTATCGCAAAGACCGCGGCAAGCTTTATCCCGAGGGACCTTTCTGGCTCGCCACCATGCTCAAGCACAACGGTAAATACAAAGAGTCGAAAAAGATGTGGAAGACGGTTTCCAATATGCACCGCAACGATCGAAAGAGCTATTACTATCTGAAAGCTCAGCAGGAAATGGCTGCTTGCGATTCGGCGGTGGTGTTTGCTGAACAGCGGGTCAATGTGCTTTTCGACCACCTACCTGAGCCGGTCAATTCATATGATGCAGAATACAGTCCGCTGCTGGATGAAAAAGGCAACCTATACTTTGCCAGTCTTAAAGGCGAGCTGGATAAAAACCGACAGGTAATTGGCAAGCGCTACGAAATCACGCTGTTTTACGCTGAAGGGCAAAACGGCAATTGGCTGGAGATTACGGAGCTCGACACTGCGCTGAACCGCTCCGGATACCACACTGCTAATCCAGCCATCAGCGCAGACGGCAAATGGATGGTTTTTACGCAATGTAATGATAGTATGGTGTGCAACCTCATGGGGGCGCGAATGACAGATAGCGGTTGGGGTGAAGTTCAAACAATACGCGGAATCAACGCTGCGGACAGCCGAAACACTCAAGCCT
This genomic interval from Cryomorphaceae bacterium contains the following:
- a CDS encoding type IX secretion system membrane protein PorP/SprF, with amino-acid sequence MRKAVVLISLLFMGWQLRAQDIHFSQFNFSPMNLNPAMAGQFDGDYRFVANHRTQWRSVTQPYQTTGGSVDARQPLDIKNLGAGLSMYSDKAGDSQLSTFQLNLAASYLLPVSRDSLHSIAFGVQTGLTHRKINYEDLYFDQQYNNGIFNPNSATGEAFAREARTYLNLNLGASYFWKVAHRKMITGGVALHNISRPRQSFYNDPEIKLDVRWTAHASAEWEVTDKIDVLPSILYMHQGPHRQFTLGAMGRYILKDYPGVYRAVFLGWHGRTRDAGFLTAGLEYDNWQVGVSYDINFSQLNVASNYRGGFEISAIYIFRQQKIRRVIHKSCPDFL